One stretch of Enoplosus armatus isolate fEnoArm2 chromosome 1, fEnoArm2.hap1, whole genome shotgun sequence DNA includes these proteins:
- the LOC139282309 gene encoding BTB/POZ domain-containing protein KCTD12-like produces the protein MAQTDSQSSTFPEIVELNVGGQVYVTRLETLTSVPNSLLWTKFTQSLPGDLPKDSKGRFFFDRDGFLFRYILDYLRDSELFLPEFFKERRRLQKEADFFQLPELSRRLAAVSKDSSCAEDSGDPEEAELTSPVTSSSDRTLRSPGVDAGYITIGYRGSYTIGRDIQADAKFRRVARITVCSKISLAKEVFGETLNESRDPDRPPDKYTARYYLKYNFLEQAFDRLAEAGFHMVACNSTGTCSYGSNDPGEDKLWTSYTEYVFSR, from the coding sequence atggcgcAAACCGACAGCCAAAGTTCAACTTTCCCTGAGATAGTGGAGCTAAACGTGGGTGGGCAGGTCTATGTGACCCGTCTTGAAACTCTCACGTCGGTCCCCAACTCTCTCCTGTGGACCAAGTTCACCCAGAGCCTCCCGGGCGACCTGCCAAAAGACAGCAAGGGCCGCTTCTTCTTCGACCGGGACGGCTTTCTGTTTCGCTACATTTTGGATTATTTACGGGACTCTGAGCTTTTTCTGCCCGAGTTTttcaaagagaggaggaggctgcagaaAGAAGCGGACTTCTTCCAGCTGCCGGAGCTGTCGAGGCGCCTGGCGGCGGTCAGTAAAGACAGCTCGTGCGCGGAGGACAGCGGGGACCCGGAGGAGGCTGAGCTCACGAGCCCGGTCACCTCCTCCTCGGACAGGACCCTGCGCTCTCCCGGGGTCGACGCCGGCTACATCACCATCGGTTACAGAGGCAGCTACACTATCGGGAGAGACATCCAGGCAGACGCTAAGTTCCGCCGGGTTGCCAGAATAACCGTCTGCAGCAAGATTTCTCTGGCCAAAGAGGTTTTTGGAGAGACCCTGAATGAGAGCCGCGACCCGGACAGACCTCCTGACAAATACACCGCCAGGTATTACCTCAAGTATAACTTTCTGGAGCAGGCGTTTGACCGGCTGGCCGAGGCGGGTTTCCACATGGTGGCCTGCAACTCCACCGGGACCTGCTCGTACGGCAGCAATGACCCGGGGGAAGACAAACTGTGGACCAGTTACACCGAGTACGTTTTCTCCCGATGA